A genomic stretch from Lathyrus oleraceus cultivar Zhongwan6 chromosome 2, CAAS_Psat_ZW6_1.0, whole genome shotgun sequence includes:
- the LOC127119197 gene encoding uncharacterized protein LOC127119197 has translation MAGRNDAAMAAAMQAMAQAVQNLPNAGGDAGSRSLATFQRENPPVFKGKHDPDAALGWLKEIERIFRVMDCTPAQKVRYGTHMLAVEADDWWLETHERLTVAGEVITWDVFRREFLRKYYPEDVRGKKEIEFLELKQGNMSVTDYAAKFVELSKFYPHYTGAGAEFSKCIKFENGLRSEIKKAEDNNAHYKIVSDRKGKQHQNRGKPYDAPVGKGKQGAAPAQRTSRGGAPAGIVCFKCGQAGHKSNVCTAEVKRCFRCGKTGHAIADCKHKEMICFNCGEEGHIGSQCQKPKKSQTGKVFALTGTQTSSEDRLIRGTCFINSTPLITIIDTGATHCFISANCARRLDLKLSALDGELIVETPAKGSITTSLVCLKCPLSIFDRDFYVDLVCLPLDGMDVILGMNWLEYNYVHINCHHKSVRFSTPEEEGVDLLPFRELRKLMK, from the exons atggctggaaggaatgacgctgcaatggctgccgcaatgcaagcgatggcacaagctgtgcagaacttgccaaatgctggtggagatgctggatcacgtagcttggcgacttttcaaagagagaatccgccggtgtttaaagggaagcatgatccagatgcagccttgggatggttgaaagagattgagagaatcttccgtgttatggattgcactccagctcagaaggttcggtatggtactcacatgctagcagtcgaagctgatgactggtggctagagactcacgagaggttgaccgtggcaggtgaagtcattacttgggatgtattccgtagggaattcctgagaaagtattatccggaagatgtccgtggtaagaaggaaatcgagttccttgagctgaagcaaggaaacatgtctgtcactgattatgctgcaaaatttgtggagctgtccaaattttatcctcattacactggtgctggtgctgaattttcaaagtgcatcaagtttgaaaacggattgcgctctgaaattaagaaggct gaagacaataatgctcattacaagattgtcagtgaccgcaagggaaagcaacatcaaaaccgtggcaagccgtatgatgccccagtgggaaaagggaaacaaggagctgctccggctcagaggactagtaggggaggtgctcctgctggtatagtttgcttcaaatgtggtcaggctggtcataagagtaatgtatgcactgctgaagtaaagaggtgttttcgctgtggtaagactggtcatgcaatagctgattgcaagcacaaggaaatgatttgttttaattgtggcgaagaagggcatattggaagtcagtgtcagaagccaaagaaatctcaaactggaaaggtgttcgcgttgaccggaactcaaacctccagtgaggacagactcatccgaggtacatgtttcataaatagtactcctttaattactattattgataccggtgctacacactgttttatttctgctaactgtgctcgaagactggatttaaaattgtccgctttggatggtgagttgattgttgagaccccagctaagggatcaataactacttctttggtatgtttaaaatgtcctttgtcgatcttcgatagagatttctatgttgatttagtatgtttgccgttggatgggatggatgtaattcttggtatgaactggttagagtataattatgttcatataaattgtcatcataagtcggtgaggttttccactccggaagaggaaggagttgacttattacctttcagagagttgcgaaaattgatgaaa